A stretch of the Uranotaenia lowii strain MFRU-FL chromosome 3, ASM2978415v1, whole genome shotgun sequence genome encodes the following:
- the LOC129751614 gene encoding uncharacterized protein LOC129751614, producing MTNRSDEAINSAISSISNQSVTPEHFVNRSVPVLFTSRRGLRIRKFHSMLNTGQASYTVQFCDLERWTNHFKLSSVGLTPESSTTMESSNLIKQQQQQKNVKFVRQSPQSQHEQQQLQNVGSINRDNG from the exons ATGACTAATCGATCTGATGAAGCCATCAATTCGGCAATCAGTTCTATCAGCAATCAATCAGTGACCCCGGAACATTTTGTGAATCGTTCGGTACCGGTTCTTTTCACGTCGCGGCGGGGTCTCCGGATCCGGAAGTTCCACTCGATGCTTAACACTGGCCAGGCCAGCTACACGGTTCAGTTTTGTGACCTTGAACGATGG ACCAATCATTTCAAACTGTCCTCGGTCGGGCTGACCCCGGAAAGTTCAACGACGATGGAATCCTCGAATCTCAtcaaacagcagcaacagcagaaaAACGTTAAATTTGTGCGCCAATCACCGCAAAGTCAACACGAGCAGCAGCAGCTGCAAAACGTTGGTTCAATTAATCGAGACAATGGATAG